The Salvia miltiorrhiza cultivar Shanhuang (shh) chromosome 2, IMPLAD_Smil_shh, whole genome shotgun sequence DNA window tttatataatacttATTTTGTAGAGCAAATAAAATCACTGAGTAAAAATACTTGAAAGATATTTCCCTAGTGAAGACTGTTTAATCAAAATACATGAACCTCAAAGTACAACTTCAAAAGTAGGAAGTACAACCCTCGTTCCCTCTTTACATGCCTCTATATATACCACCCTCATAGGCCTCCATTTTCATCAAATCAAAACAATCCTACTTccaacttctctctctctctctctcaacccaAACACCTTTCTCTCTCTGCAAACAAACATCAAAAGCCACCCCGAAGATGGAGCAGAATCTACCAATCATAGCCAAGAAATTCTTGAAAATAGTAAAAGTGTTATATTTCATGTTGAGAAAAGGCATTTCAAAAGGAAAAATATTAGCCGATCTCAGCATGTTGATGAAGCGTGGCAAGATCGCCGGCAAAGCCGCCATCCACAGCCTCATGTCCCACCACCACCACGGCGGCACTGCCTCCGCCTCCGACCACCACCTAGAATACGAGTTCAGGTGCAGCAACACCCCCGCGCACCGTGGCTTCCACATCCCCTTCCACCTCAGCAAGAGGAAGCACTCGCAGCCCACCCAGGAAGAGCTaatggcggcggcggtggagataTTCCACAGCGCGGCGGCGTCACCGGAGCTTCCGGGCTTCGGCCCGAGCCCGATGGTGAGGCAGCTGAGGATAACGGACTCTCCATTTCCGTTAAGAAACGGTGAAGAAGATAGTTACGTAGATGAAGCTGCTGAAGAATTTATTATGAGATTTTATAAGGATTTGAGGCAGCAAAATTCTGTGCCTTATTTGGGTTACTCTTGAAGATTTTGTGTTTGTATTTTGTACTATTTGTTgtgattgtgattcttaaatGAGACAGTTTTTACTGgaattaaaatgtatataaataaatttcgATGAACATATTGGATTTAGTTGGATactctattttaatatttaaagatctttaaaaaaaagttaaagatCTTCATCTagtaaaaatatgtatttattcGACGTATGTTTCTAAATTCCATTCCGCATAATGGAAAAATGTCAGATAAAAAACGGATTTTGTTGATCTCCTCGTATTTTAATCTaacttttttgttttattagAATGTTTCGTCGTGTATGTTAAAATTTGTTATGTTGGGCAAGTCAATAGTACTTATTGAtaaacttaaaagaaaaaaaaaataacattagTAAACTGAGTTGGTGGATATAATTGATTGGATTTCAAGTGTACAAATTGAAACAGAAAAttgcttgattttttatttcaagAGTTAATTGTCAAGGCTTGCTCAGTTGCTCCTAAACATGATTCATTATTATCAGAAATATTTGTTTTAATATAATAGCTCGTTTCAGTATGTCTCACTTTCAAaagaaatatgtatatatactaaCTCTATGTAATTTCAAGACAATTTGCTGCAAAAAGCTCATCTATTGATTTGGagaatttcatatttatttaaacaattgccaaatttatatatatatatatatatatatatatatatatatatatatttttatttgtttaggaGGGAACTTCTCACATCTCAACGAGAAGAAGCAAAGATGGTTGAGGCTGCTGAAGAGTTCATATTTAAGCTTTATAAtgtttttgtttaaaaaaagttttaaatttttaataggTATTGTAGCGGCGAAACTCGATACTTGGTTATCGCTCTTCAGTCTTCATCAATCTGAAGAAATTAAGCAAATTTACTTACGAAGGAATTATCTCTataataagtatatatatatatatatatatatatatataaaacaagggagattttttttcagtcaaaaaaaaaaaacagtactGATTATCTGAATCTAGTATTAAGCCAGAAGTGGACTTAACACCTCTAAACCACACAAGGTTACCAATCTTGTGTCTGATTTTATCCATTATATGCTACGGGACTGTTCgatttgaataattaaatagTAGTACtagattagattaattttataatatcttatTCGATTGAATAAATACAGCCCGATATTCAATCTCAGAATAACAATACATAAGAATAGTCTTAGCTTATTCTTATGATAAAATTAATCTCAGGCCAACTCAATCTCGAATAACTTTGGGCCAATTCAATCTCAGTAATCGAACGCCTCCTAATTAAGTATACATAGTTAATATCATAATGTACatataaaatagaaacaatagggccgaatggccctattcaacatacaacatcaaattttgtccatcatttgaaaaaacataaattttggccattttttgtatgtcatgactattctacccttctctctctcctctctctttctcatctccctctctctctctctctctctctctctctccagcgactcctctctcttcctcatctccctctctctgctccagcggctcctctctctttctcatctccctctatctctctctctccagcggctgcgcggcagcggcgccgagcttggagaattcgtcggagctctcgcggcggtggtggaggagatcctccctctctctctctccagcggctgtcgctctttcctctctctttctcatctccctctctctctctccagcgcgcggcggcggcagatttggtctgatgaggcggcggcggtggatctgatcgttgcgccgcctcctccatctgCAGATccgatctccgcctccttcgatttcagccatagcagatctgatctgatctgtgtgctgcacgtatgacacttatggcactattagtgccataagtgcacacttccccctagggtttagatattccggccatttaggatttagattatccatttgaggtttagatattccatttagagtttagattatccatttagaatttagatgttccatttagggtttaaatgatgtttgtttctgtatttgtgctgcacgtatggcactattagtgccataagtgcccaaaatgattattttacttgattttattttggatttccgttggcacttatggcactaccataagtgccaacggaaatccaaaataaatcaaaataaaatcttggcacttatggcactaacacttatagcactatttagtgccataagtgcctaacccgatccggcacgcgacccgcgtgcctaatcctacccggtccgcctcattaagggtaaaaacgtccaaatcaataaaaatggccaaattttgtgttttttcaatatgtggccataaattgtgttttatgcttcattttggctacttcaaaattttactctataaaATATGCAGTTCATGAGAGAAAATACGAGAACAGAAACAAAAGATACCAACAGAGTATGCGAAGGTAAAGCTGCAGCATATGCACAATCAAGCAACATGGACTTGAACGCAAAAGCAAGGTCAAACCAGATAACACTGTGCCATAAGCAGTGAACAAAATGAAAATGTATGCAGCTCCATTTAACCAATTTTCTGTTTCTAATAGCTAATCAACGATACCATTAAACAAACGACCAGTTGACGAACATGAAGCAGAAGCAATGTGGGTCGTCGTCTTCGTTTAGAACCTTCCACGCGACGGCTCTCTCGTACGAGATGGGCCGGCTCATACTTGACAAGCAAATGCCACCTTGAAGAGACGCAAAACCCTATGTTGCCAAGACAAACAGCTAATGAGCTCAAAAGAAACTACTAAACGAACACATCGAAACTTACGAAGGGACTTTTACTCTCTTATGCCACAATCTGAAGAAGCGAGGGAAGGCATTATACAAAGAAACTCGTGTAAGACCGTTtgacaaattaaatatttggatcCAAACTCATATCCGATGGCATATTGACACACTCTTACACAAGAATCACTCGGGGTTATATGGTAGCTTCGAAATTGTGCAGTTTCATACCATTTTGAATTTCAAAGTTCTTCAGTTGAGAATGATTAATATTCATACTGTAGTGTAACTATAATAAAATGGTTTGAAATGTGTAAAGATAGTAAGAGCGTAAAATAGTAATTGCATTGCTGCACATTGGCTGACCTGATGCATAATCTGTGGAATCTCCGAGCAGAGGTTCTTCCGACCATGATCATCAAATATCTTCTCCAGAGAGATGTCTTGAAGTGCGACCAAGGTCGTCTCGAGCATGTCGAGACCAGCCTGGTTCGCAAAGGTGAAAACAGGGACTGCCTAGATATTCACGAGTTCACAGCTTGAAATGTTGGAACAATACACAAATGAACTAACAGcagttttctttttttatttttttactacaAAATCTAGCCACTACACTACTTAATACAACAAATGTTCATTAAAAACTTGGAATGGCCGACACGTTCGATTGCAGAGGTACAAAAATGTTACCTTCATGGAACAGCACATAATGGCGTCTGAGTGATGCCATAGAGCTTTGAGGATGGATTCACTCCCTTCACCGCTAGACCTAAGAAGCTCGACTCCCATATAGTTCCTACAAGTTTAAGAAGAAACTTTCATCAGCTAAATGATTTGTACTCGTCTATGCAGTATATGTGCCATTTTTTATATGGCGAATCGAAGATATGATAGTTCCATACATACTATATAATCATTTGAGGTAATAAGAAAGTAAGTGTATGAATAATTAATCAAGATAACATCTGGATAGAGGCCATTATACAGCAATGCATTAACAATCATATTCTGATATTGTATACCTGTAACTTTGGCAGATCCAACGAGCAAGGGTATGCGCTTCAGGAGTCCCAAGGGGTGACCGAAGACCAGCATTAGGTCCGAGGTGAGTCGAAGAGAGAGCTAAGGCAACCCTCTGAACAGATGATATTATGCTGCGCACATATTGTCGGGCCATTGATGCAACAGTCTCT harbors:
- the LOC131009905 gene encoding uncharacterized protein LOC131009905; amino-acid sequence: MEQNLPIIAKKFLKIVKVLYFMLRKGISKGKILADLSMLMKRGKIAGKAAIHSLMSHHHHGGTASASDHHLEYEFRCSNTPAHRGFHIPFHLSKRKHSQPTQEELMAAAVEIFHSAAASPELPGFGPSPMVRQLRITDSPFPLRNGEEDSYVDEAAEEFIMRFYKDLRQQNSVPYLGYS